The proteins below come from a single Argentina anserina chromosome 1, drPotAnse1.1, whole genome shotgun sequence genomic window:
- the LOC126792180 gene encoding chaperone protein dnaJ 11, chloroplastic codes for MLSASSSSTTSTVFTAPFFSATPAPKPLSRVRFQPARAFSTGACASEETAAASFLVSPPHQTSLYDVLGIPSAATYHEIKTAYRRLARVCHPDVAAMGQEGSSADEFMRIHEAYSTLSDPAKRAEYDQKIFRRIRPLSADYSGYFTGRNWETDQCW; via the coding sequence ATGctctctgcttcttcttcttcgacgACCTCGACAGTCTTCACCGCTCCTTTCTTCTCCGCTACGCCCGCCCCCAAACCCCTGTCACGCGTCCGCTTCCAGCCCGCTCGAGCCTTCTCCACCGGCGCCTGCGCTTCGGAAGAGACCGCCGCGGCGTCGTTTCTGGTCTCACCTCCTCACCAGACCTCGCTCTACGACGTACTCGGCATCCCCTCTGCTGCCACATATCACGAGATCAAAACGGCATACCGTCGGCTCGCGAGGGTCTGCCACCCCGACGTGGCGGCGATGGGGCAGGAAGGCTCGTCGGCCGACGAATTCATGAGGATCCACGAAGCCTACTCCACGCTCTCCGACCCGGCAAAGCGCGCCGAGTACGATCAGAAGATATTCCGGCGGATCAGGCCGTTGTCGGCGGATTATTCCGGGTACTTCACCGGCCGGAACTGGGAGACCGATCAGTGCTGGTAG